In Vibrio japonicus, the following are encoded in one genomic region:
- the malT gene encoding HTH-type transcriptional regulator MalT: MWIPSKLTRPGRLHNAIVRPRVLDLLQQAPCYKLILFRSPAGYGKTTMASQWLADKINVGWYSIDESDNDSFRFMNYLLQALNKATNNACPNAQKLAEKRQFSSLHSLFGEVFAELSAFHQECYLVLDDYHLISDDEIHEAMRFFLKHMPENLTLVVTSRSAPPLGTANLRVRDLMIEIGNEMLAFDTEETTRFFNQRVADGIDDSTANSLRNYVEGWPSALQLIALQAQHQHKTLAQSAESFSQFNHAHLWDYLVEEVFDLLDSETRRFLLQCSVLDHFNDTLVSALTERDDALSMIESLNRFGLFISPLEGEQNWYRFHNLFAEFLTHERFARIPQQEKDLHQKAAQAWLKLSSPHQALHHAQKADNSQLTADIISQYGWKMFNRGELQTLEKAIETLTPEQLYSDPKLCMLQAWLAQSQHRYNDVGDLLSKADEQMKAFNVVLSSQEQGEFNALRAQVAINQNEPEKALELAELSLSQLNTTVYHSRIVATSVVGEVNHVLGHLSRALPMMQQTEKLARQYQVYHQALWAMLQQSEILIAQGYVQAAFEVQDNAFKLIEEQQLQQVPLHEFLLRVRAQILWCWNRLDEAEECAYKGLDILGNHSPSKHLHSYSMLARIAIGRGELDKAGKFIEQISHLLKQSTYHVDWTANASLSLLLFWQARGDLESIKQWLSTTVKPDQACNHFTQLQWRNIARAKINLGLYEEATQTLNFLQEKARENHLLTDINRNLIVETVLAVSMQDEHKAHQCLKHALELTNQTGMLGNFLVDGAKIGPALEKLNHKNELGDLERHRAQQLLKEISTTQRSRSVHFDEDFVEKLVNHPNIPELVRTSPLTQREWQVLGLIYSGFSNEQIAQELDVAGTTIKTHIRNLYQKLNIANRKEAVKTAENLLQLMGF, encoded by the coding sequence ATGTGGATTCCTTCGAAATTAACCCGTCCGGGACGTTTACATAACGCGATTGTTCGCCCGAGAGTTCTTGATTTATTGCAACAAGCCCCTTGCTATAAGCTGATCCTCTTTCGCTCACCTGCCGGTTATGGCAAAACAACCATGGCTTCTCAGTGGTTGGCAGATAAAATCAATGTCGGTTGGTACAGCATAGATGAGAGTGATAACGACTCCTTTCGATTTATGAACTACCTGCTTCAGGCACTCAACAAAGCGACAAACAACGCATGCCCTAATGCGCAAAAGCTTGCAGAAAAGCGCCAGTTCTCGTCTCTTCACTCCCTTTTTGGCGAAGTGTTTGCGGAACTGTCAGCATTTCACCAAGAGTGTTATTTAGTGTTAGATGACTATCACCTGATCAGTGACGATGAGATTCATGAAGCGATGCGGTTCTTCCTAAAGCATATGCCAGAAAATCTCACGCTTGTCGTCACCAGCCGTTCCGCACCACCACTTGGCACCGCCAATTTACGTGTCCGTGATCTGATGATAGAGATCGGCAATGAAATGCTCGCTTTTGATACCGAAGAAACAACACGATTTTTCAATCAGCGTGTTGCCGATGGCATTGATGATTCAACCGCAAACAGTCTGAGAAATTACGTTGAGGGGTGGCCTTCTGCACTCCAACTTATTGCCCTTCAAGCTCAGCATCAACACAAGACGTTAGCCCAATCCGCGGAATCGTTTTCTCAATTCAATCATGCCCACTTATGGGATTATTTGGTTGAAGAAGTGTTTGATCTGCTTGATTCAGAAACGCGTCGATTCCTGTTGCAATGTTCCGTGCTTGATCACTTTAACGACACACTCGTGTCAGCATTAACAGAGCGTGATGACGCGCTGAGCATGATAGAGTCGCTCAATCGTTTTGGTCTGTTTATCTCCCCATTGGAAGGCGAGCAAAACTGGTATCGCTTCCACAACCTGTTTGCTGAATTTCTGACTCACGAGCGCTTCGCACGTATCCCACAGCAAGAGAAAGATCTGCACCAAAAGGCGGCGCAGGCGTGGCTAAAACTATCTTCCCCACATCAGGCATTGCACCACGCGCAAAAAGCGGACAACAGTCAGTTAACTGCAGACATCATCAGTCAATATGGCTGGAAAATGTTTAACCGCGGCGAACTGCAAACACTAGAAAAAGCCATTGAGACATTAACGCCAGAGCAACTTTATAGCGACCCTAAACTTTGCATGTTGCAGGCGTGGCTGGCGCAAAGTCAGCACCGCTACAACGATGTCGGCGATCTGCTGTCTAAAGCCGATGAGCAAATGAAAGCATTTAACGTCGTATTAAGCAGTCAGGAACAAGGCGAGTTTAACGCACTACGCGCTCAGGTCGCGATAAACCAGAACGAGCCAGAAAAGGCGCTAGAGCTGGCAGAGTTGTCGCTGAGTCAGCTCAATACCACCGTGTATCACAGTCGTATTGTGGCAACCTCGGTCGTGGGTGAAGTGAACCACGTTCTTGGTCACCTGAGCCGCGCACTGCCAATGATGCAGCAGACAGAAAAGCTGGCACGTCAATATCAGGTTTATCACCAAGCACTGTGGGCGATGCTACAACAGAGTGAGATTCTGATCGCACAAGGGTACGTTCAGGCCGCGTTTGAAGTACAGGATAATGCATTTAAGTTGATTGAAGAGCAGCAATTGCAACAAGTTCCTCTACACGAGTTTTTACTCCGTGTCAGAGCGCAAATCCTGTGGTGTTGGAATCGCTTAGATGAAGCCGAAGAGTGCGCGTACAAAGGGCTCGACATTTTAGGCAATCATAGTCCGAGTAAGCATTTGCACAGCTATTCAATGCTGGCCCGTATTGCCATTGGTCGCGGTGAACTGGACAAAGCGGGCAAATTTATCGAGCAGATCAGCCATTTGCTTAAGCAATCCACTTATCACGTAGACTGGACAGCCAACGCGTCGCTGTCGCTACTCCTTTTCTGGCAAGCGCGTGGGGATTTAGAATCGATCAAACAGTGGTTAAGCACCACGGTCAAACCCGATCAAGCGTGCAATCACTTTACTCAGTTACAGTGGCGTAACATCGCTAGGGCGAAAATCAATCTTGGCTTGTATGAAGAAGCCACGCAAACGCTTAACTTCTTGCAAGAGAAAGCGCGTGAAAACCACTTGCTGACCGACATCAACCGAAACCTCATTGTTGAAACGGTGCTGGCCGTGTCGATGCAAGACGAACACAAAGCGCATCAATGCCTTAAGCACGCTCTAGAGCTAACCAATCAAACGGGCATGTTGGGTAACTTTTTGGTCGATGGGGCGAAGATCGGCCCTGCTCTGGAAAAACTCAACCACAAGAATGAACTGGGTGATTTAGAACGCCATCGCGCTCAACAACTGCTAAAAGAGATCTCCACCACTCAGCGCAGCCGTTCAGTGCACTTTGATGAGGATTTTGTCGAAAAACTGGTTAATCATCCGAACATTCCTGAGTTAGTACGCACCAGCCCACTGACTCAGCGTGAATGGCAAGTTTTGGGGCTGATCTACTCCGGCTTTAGTAACGAACAAATCGCTCAGGAGCTGGATGTGGCGGGCACCACAATCAAAACCCACATTCGTAACCTCTACCAGAAGCTGAATATTGCTAACAGAAAAGAAGCGGTCAAAACCGCCGAAAATCTGTTGCAGTTAATGGGCTTTTAA
- a CDS encoding alkaline phosphatase family protein, protein MAWFKKNALTAVLITALSPVSLSYADIGNTPVVGGIFNSSEVLKNQITNSLSYSTRFARDMTLFTIGGMTLEAYLLTLPLDSKTKTKVMAQLADPTYAIPLGYFLYQFYDRYTGISDEDQFKAYLKTVYDDMALKGFEHSLFSIQDKAVEDVSKHNKDQAHQEGLKVDGDFIASMVTVYDALFQVGEWQDMDRLPDQYTYLTKSDNDLALVKKIQPIVVGILAQVANGMDDGDMKSAVLAIIDDHQPEHADKINNRAQAITISLIDFVRLNVLKAYRQFVYIDERQDRLNRWLQTTFDSDPEQVIKFLKSQQDRRFAVQITVDGLQQGLMEGLVDPGKPFIKTAYQAHLDHQRITPQFEHAQPEHVQDTRFLQILSEQIYKDPHYLPFFKRLYAEHTDSIARVGVSSTPTISVRNLPIIKTGAKVSGELGTGIPNFHFVDRHEDRAYYFFGNDALQLDRLMQSNKVQTMFDRLTHLKTLNCNAQYDWNAQTSYDALVNLGAGEALRDFGEKRCLRELNERAEVEQELTKQRQSLINNIDSYQSLPVWDFYTRVTRKWKIEQDLQSYAKLDGKGMPDYTLIYNPWPDHFAHFVGPFSDEIIMPTGELNRLDYWIGEVEKSFQNAGIYENTLFGMAGDHGLSPVYHTLNPEKAIFIPLEAKLGYPLIISKISSDEGEGPKITNALNYPSNKNIDVVVASTAGGNFMLDMFNSKKGWATQPTYEELIQWEPLSSPAGSKVDIIAETLNYLDESLDYMAVRNAICDEKNCEVRIIANRNGQRQDEVIRKQGDRYFYQSLTGKETLLGVQTLNPYLPEPNKQEFEQFGQLIDKCLHKPEQSQPATWCNSAEWRELTRFTARPDSVVELAQLYAEDRAGTINLFPRDGIGYNTKVPGRHAGESYLEKDAFIGFWGKPIGDNAVPLSIEANGSLAPTLYEYLTGQPVNAGENGWGYPSLLNKLDIR, encoded by the coding sequence ATGGCTTGGTTTAAGAAAAATGCGCTCACCGCAGTCCTCATCACTGCCCTCTCACCTGTAAGTTTAAGTTACGCAGACATTGGAAATACACCTGTGGTAGGGGGCATTTTTAACTCTTCAGAAGTGTTAAAAAACCAAATCACCAATTCACTGAGCTATTCGACCCGTTTCGCTCGCGACATGACACTTTTCACCATTGGTGGAATGACGTTAGAAGCTTATTTACTCACGTTGCCACTGGATTCGAAGACAAAAACCAAGGTGATGGCACAACTGGCAGACCCGACTTACGCAATCCCACTGGGCTATTTTCTTTACCAGTTTTATGACCGCTATACAGGCATCAGCGATGAAGACCAGTTCAAAGCGTATTTAAAAACCGTTTATGACGATATGGCCTTGAAAGGGTTTGAACACTCACTCTTTTCAATCCAAGACAAAGCGGTAGAAGACGTGAGTAAACACAACAAGGATCAAGCGCATCAAGAAGGATTAAAAGTCGATGGTGATTTTATTGCTTCCATGGTGACGGTTTATGATGCCCTATTCCAGGTGGGTGAATGGCAGGATATGGATCGTTTGCCGGATCAGTACACGTACCTGACCAAAAGCGACAATGATCTGGCGCTTGTGAAAAAGATTCAACCGATCGTTGTCGGGATCTTAGCGCAAGTTGCCAACGGCATGGATGACGGTGACATGAAGAGTGCCGTATTAGCAATCATTGATGACCACCAGCCTGAGCATGCTGATAAGATCAACAATCGAGCACAAGCAATCACAATCAGCTTAATCGACTTTGTACGCCTTAACGTGTTAAAAGCGTATCGCCAATTTGTCTACATCGACGAAAGACAAGATAGATTAAACCGCTGGCTTCAAACCACTTTCGATTCAGACCCAGAGCAAGTCATTAAATTTCTTAAGTCTCAGCAAGATCGCCGTTTCGCGGTGCAAATTACCGTTGACGGTTTACAACAAGGATTGATGGAAGGCTTAGTTGATCCGGGCAAACCATTCATAAAAACTGCGTATCAAGCTCATCTGGATCACCAGAGAATCACACCACAATTTGAACACGCTCAACCAGAACACGTTCAGGACACGCGATTTTTACAGATCCTCTCCGAACAGATTTACAAAGATCCACACTATCTGCCGTTCTTTAAACGACTTTACGCTGAGCACACAGATTCCATTGCCCGGGTTGGCGTCTCCTCAACACCGACCATCAGTGTGCGTAATCTTCCGATTATAAAGACTGGCGCGAAAGTGTCGGGGGAACTCGGCACAGGTATTCCCAACTTCCACTTTGTTGATCGTCACGAAGACAGAGCTTACTACTTCTTTGGCAACGACGCGTTGCAACTTGATCGTCTGATGCAAAGCAACAAAGTTCAGACGATGTTTGACCGGCTCACCCACCTAAAAACACTCAACTGCAATGCACAGTACGATTGGAATGCGCAGACAAGTTACGATGCACTGGTCAATTTAGGGGCCGGAGAAGCGTTACGTGATTTTGGAGAAAAGCGCTGCTTACGCGAGTTAAATGAACGAGCAGAAGTAGAACAGGAACTGACGAAACAGCGCCAGTCACTCATTAACAACATTGATAGCTACCAAAGCCTACCTGTGTGGGACTTCTACACACGTGTCACACGTAAATGGAAGATTGAGCAAGATCTTCAGTCCTATGCCAAGTTAGATGGCAAAGGGATGCCCGACTACACCTTGATTTATAACCCTTGGCCGGATCACTTTGCGCATTTTGTAGGGCCATTCAGTGATGAAATCATTATGCCAACTGGTGAGCTAAACCGCCTCGATTACTGGATTGGCGAAGTGGAAAAGAGTTTCCAGAATGCAGGTATCTACGAAAATACGCTCTTCGGTATGGCGGGCGATCATGGCTTATCACCTGTCTATCATACTCTGAATCCGGAAAAAGCCATTTTTATTCCACTTGAGGCAAAACTCGGCTATCCACTGATCATCAGCAAAATATCTTCTGATGAAGGCGAAGGGCCTAAGATTACTAACGCTTTGAATTACCCTAGCAACAAAAATATTGATGTCGTGGTTGCCTCGACCGCTGGCGGTAACTTCATGTTAGATATGTTTAATTCGAAAAAAGGTTGGGCAACTCAACCAACTTATGAAGAGTTGATCCAGTGGGAACCGCTCAGCAGCCCCGCGGGGAGCAAAGTCGATATCATCGCAGAAACGCTGAACTATTTGGATGAAAGCCTCGATTACATGGCTGTTCGAAACGCTATTTGTGACGAGAAGAATTGTGAGGTTCGCATAATTGCCAACCGAAATGGACAGCGCCAAGACGAAGTGATCCGCAAGCAAGGCGATCGATATTTCTATCAATCACTGACTGGCAAGGAAACCCTGTTAGGCGTACAAACTCTCAACCCTTACCTACCCGAGCCTAATAAACAAGAGTTTGAGCAGTTTGGCCAACTCATCGATAAGTGTTTACACAAACCTGAACAATCTCAGCCAGCAACTTGGTGTAACAGCGCTGAATGGCGCGAGTTAACACGATTTACAGCAAGGCCAGATTCGGTTGTTGAACTGGCGCAGCTGTATGCAGAAGATCGAGCAGGCACGATCAACCTGTTCCCAAGAGATGGCATTGGATACAACACCAAAGTTCCAGGGCGTCACGCAGGGGAGAGCTACTTGGAGAAAGACGCATTCATTGGCTTTTGGGGTAAGCCTATTGGTGATAATGCCGTCCCTCTTAGCATAGAAGCAAACGGATCATTAGCACCGACGCTATATGAATACCTAACTGGTCAGCCAGTCAACGCAGGAGAAAATGGCTGGGGTTATCCGTCATTGCTGAACAAACTCGATATTCGGTAA
- a CDS encoding YibL family ribosome-associated protein, translated as MSLKQELQQLHNRLDTTKRKLDAAKGRGDQELVTRFTDDADKLEKKINSLKGKQKYDMNKERKSLMDMPFSREITKEEQADLGKLKKSVRGLVVVHPMTKLGKELRVEVMTGFAPKKF; from the coding sequence ATGAGCCTTAAGCAAGAACTTCAGCAACTACATAATCGCCTAGATACCACAAAACGTAAGCTGGATGCTGCGAAGGGACGTGGCGACCAGGAACTTGTAACACGATTTACCGATGACGCAGACAAATTAGAGAAGAAAATCAATTCTCTAAAAGGTAAGCAAAAGTACGACATGAACAAAGAGCGTAAGAGCTTAATGGATATGCCGTTCTCGCGTGAAATTACCAAAGAAGAACAAGCGGATCTTGGTAAGCTAAAGAAATCGGTACGTGGGTTGGTTGTTGTACACCCTATGACAAAACTGGGTAAAGAACTTCGGGTAGAAGTCATGACGGGTTTTGCTCCGAAAAAGTTCTAA
- a CDS encoding thiol-disulfide oxidoreductase DCC family protein — MQKLTIFYDGTCPICVREMNALKQRDQGHRLTLVDTHSEEFARYPQIDAQKASTVLHALDERNRLLLGLDVTYQAWKLVGKGWLYAPLRWPGIKPLADWSYIKFANNRYTISKWLTGKSKCNNNRCSR; from the coding sequence GTGCAAAAATTAACCATATTCTATGATGGTACCTGCCCTATTTGCGTAAGAGAAATGAACGCACTGAAGCAACGCGATCAAGGGCATCGACTAACGCTGGTGGACACCCATAGCGAGGAATTTGCACGCTATCCGCAAATTGATGCGCAGAAAGCATCAACCGTTCTTCACGCGCTGGATGAACGCAATCGACTTTTACTCGGATTAGATGTCACTTACCAAGCGTGGAAGTTAGTAGGCAAAGGATGGTTATACGCCCCACTACGCTGGCCAGGCATCAAACCCTTGGCAGATTGGTCTTACATAAAGTTCGCCAACAACCGCTATACGATTTCTAAATGGCTTACAGGAAAAAGTAAGTGCAACAACAACCGTTGCTCTCGATAA
- a CDS encoding methyl-accepting chemotaxis protein, translating into MNLSIKSRLYILALIPLLVITVGLLSVTYVKTAQLNHAQVELTQHHMMDTKKSELKQFVQMAKSSIAPLLEQGADLETALPILRSLKYGDSGYIFGYDSSGVRIVAGDSTQGVGDNFWDLQDKKGNFLIQELIRNAKTGDYTTYYFPRLGDTKTLPKLSYSMYIPEWDLTIGTGFYTDDVDAKIQEMEQATNSALQDTLSAIFILCIIISTIVAVFAVIVNRSIMNPLEKFDASITAFATGEADLTARMESFNAPEFAKLSHNFNAFVSNLQSIIQSVSNVSHQVVRETNNMSERASQVDELAAGQRKETEQVATAMTELTTTANEISNNANQAAQSAKEVDESAIEARDIVQTTAQSVEALASEVSQASNVISALESNVQNIAVSLGVIQDIAEQTNLLALNAAIEAARAGEQGRGFAVVADEVRKLASRTQDSTGEIHQTIEQLKSASDAAVKAMSSSQSLSHETVREANAAAQALVKIQDSIGTIMDMTALIATATEEQSIVGQDISQRVVVISDQSYQSADLANDNKNGSQELNRRATELYDLVDRFTV; encoded by the coding sequence ATGAATCTCTCTATAAAAAGTCGCCTTTATATTTTGGCGTTAATCCCCCTGCTTGTGATTACAGTTGGCCTGCTAAGTGTTACCTACGTAAAAACCGCCCAACTTAACCACGCACAAGTTGAACTGACACAACATCACATGATGGACACCAAAAAATCCGAGCTAAAACAGTTCGTCCAAATGGCTAAGTCATCTATCGCCCCTTTACTTGAACAAGGTGCCGATTTAGAAACGGCATTACCGATACTAAGAAGCCTAAAGTATGGTGATTCGGGATATATATTTGGTTATGACTCAAGTGGCGTTCGGATTGTAGCCGGAGACAGTACGCAAGGCGTCGGTGACAACTTTTGGGATTTGCAGGATAAAAAAGGCAATTTTTTAATTCAAGAATTGATTCGTAATGCTAAGACGGGAGACTACACAACGTACTACTTTCCTAGACTTGGTGACACCAAAACCCTACCGAAACTGAGTTACTCTATGTACATTCCAGAATGGGATTTAACCATAGGTACGGGCTTTTACACTGACGATGTCGATGCCAAGATCCAAGAAATGGAGCAAGCAACGAATTCAGCGTTGCAAGATACTCTATCCGCAATTTTTATCCTTTGTATCATCATTTCGACGATCGTGGCGGTATTTGCCGTCATCGTAAACCGAAGCATTATGAATCCGTTAGAGAAGTTTGATGCTTCCATAACTGCATTTGCCACTGGCGAAGCTGACCTCACCGCGAGAATGGAGAGCTTTAATGCCCCTGAGTTTGCAAAGCTGAGCCACAACTTTAATGCGTTTGTATCAAACCTACAATCCATAATTCAAAGTGTAAGTAACGTCAGTCATCAGGTCGTTAGAGAAACAAACAACATGTCTGAAAGAGCCTCACAAGTAGATGAACTCGCCGCTGGTCAGCGCAAAGAAACAGAGCAAGTGGCGACAGCAATGACAGAACTCACTACAACCGCTAACGAAATATCAAATAATGCGAATCAGGCAGCTCAATCAGCTAAAGAAGTAGACGAAAGCGCCATAGAAGCCAGAGACATAGTGCAGACAACAGCTCAATCCGTCGAAGCACTGGCCTCAGAAGTCTCTCAAGCGAGCAATGTCATTTCGGCTCTGGAAAGCAACGTACAAAATATTGCGGTGTCACTTGGTGTGATTCAAGATATTGCTGAGCAAACCAACTTATTGGCGCTAAACGCCGCGATAGAGGCTGCACGAGCAGGTGAACAAGGTCGAGGCTTTGCCGTGGTCGCTGACGAAGTACGCAAACTTGCCAGTCGAACGCAAGACAGTACAGGCGAGATACATCAGACGATAGAACAACTAAAAAGTGCGTCAGATGCGGCTGTAAAAGCGATGAGTTCAAGTCAAAGCCTGAGCCACGAAACCGTTCGTGAAGCCAATGCCGCTGCACAGGCATTAGTGAAGATTCAGGACTCGATCGGCACAATCATGGATATGACTGCCTTAATCGCAACGGCGACCGAAGAGCAAAGCATTGTCGGACAAGATATATCGCAGCGCGTTGTCGTTATCTCCGACCAAAGCTATCAATCTGCAGATCTGGCAAACGACAACAAAAACGGCAGCCAAGAACTTAACCGCAGAGCCACTGAATTGTACGACTTGGTAGACCGATTTACTGTGTAA